The following coding sequences lie in one Oncorhynchus nerka isolate Pitt River linkage group LG14, Oner_Uvic_2.0, whole genome shotgun sequence genomic window:
- the tmem196b gene encoding transmembrane protein 196 isoform X2: MPDRGCNIWSLVVLSVLEMGLGACSIALGVFGIIRVRSVHKLQLGDASPIWSGICFLICGLCGMVCAKKRSGLIRPDALPSLYLAIMVLACLGIGVSILFTWLTCRLASSEQQRMYLERELSLHHSHEMSEKELAERSERAASIPQISFNGKSSPPLSLG; encoded by the exons ATGCCGGACAGAGGATGTAACATCTGGAGTCTGGTGGTACTGTCGGTGCTGGAGATGGGGCTCGGTGCGTGCAGCATCGCCCTCGGGGTGTTCGGCATCATCCGAGTCCGGTCGGTTCACAAGCTGCAGCTGGGGGATGCCTCTCCTATATGGAGCGGAATTTGT TTTCTCATCTGTGGACTATGTGGGATGGTGTGTGCAAAGAAGAGGTCAGGATTGATT CGTCCCGATGCCCTGCCGTCCCTCTACCTGGCCATCATGGTGCTGGCCTGCCTGGGCATCGGAGTGTCCATCCTGTTTACCTGGCTCACCTGTCGTCTGGCCAGCAGTGAACAGCAGAGGATGTACCTGGAGAGAGAGCTGTCCCTGCACCATTCCCATGAGATGAGTGAAAAG GAGTTGGCTGAGAGATCTGAGAGAGCAGCCAGCATTCCCCAGATCTCCTTCAATGGAAAGTCCTCACCTCCATTGTCATTAGGCTGA
- the tmem196b gene encoding transmembrane protein 196 isoform X1: MPDRGCNIWSLVVLSVLEMGLGACSIALGVFGIIRVRSVHKLQLGDASPIWSGICFLICGLCGMVCAKKRSGLIMILFSACCICGLISGILNFQFVRVVAKRPDALPSLYLAIMVLACLGIGVSILFTWLTCRLASSEQQRMYLERELSLHHSHEMSEKELAERSERAASIPQISFNGKSSPPLSLG; this comes from the exons ATGCCGGACAGAGGATGTAACATCTGGAGTCTGGTGGTACTGTCGGTGCTGGAGATGGGGCTCGGTGCGTGCAGCATCGCCCTCGGGGTGTTCGGCATCATCCGAGTCCGGTCGGTTCACAAGCTGCAGCTGGGGGATGCCTCTCCTATATGGAGCGGAATTTGT TTTCTCATCTGTGGACTATGTGGGATGGTGTGTGCAAAGAAGAGGTCAGGATTGATT ATGATCCTATTTTCAGCCTGCTGTATCTGTGGGTTGATCAGTGGGATACTAAACTTCCAGTTTGTGCGTGTGGTGGCAAAGCGTCCCGATGCCCTGCCGTCCCTCTACCTGGCCATCATGGTGCTGGCCTGCCTGGGCATCGGAGTGTCCATCCTGTTTACCTGGCTCACCTGTCGTCTGGCCAGCAGTGAACAGCAGAGGATGTACCTGGAGAGAGAGCTGTCCCTGCACCATTCCCATGAGATGAGTGAAAAG GAGTTGGCTGAGAGATCTGAGAGAGCAGCCAGCATTCCCCAGATCTCCTTCAATGGAAAGTCCTCACCTCCATTGTCATTAGGCTGA